A section of the Saccharomyces paradoxus strain CBS432 chromosome XII sequence genome encodes:
- a CDS encoding uncharacterized protein (similar to YLR012C), whose product MKTVYYKEITYQQYLQLQPEQQEKYLALCQMDFERETARIAFDRQGGVPGIARKFAQEEVAWFDRVTTWSYMNAYIPSYRRKRTYLKIDMLKISNAEEY is encoded by the coding sequence ATGAAGACTGTCTATTACAAAGAAATCACCTACCAACAGTATCTCCAACTGCAGCCTGAACAACAGGAGAAATACCTGGCTTTATGTCAAATGGATTTTGAACGAGAAACTGCAAGAATTGCATTTGACCGTCAAGGAGGTGTGCCTGGTATTGCTAGGAAATTTGCGCAAGAAGAAGTCGCTTGGTTCGATCGTGTTACGACGTGGTCATACATGAATGCTTATATTCCGAGctatagaagaaaaagaaccTATTTAAAAATTGATATGTTAAAGATTTCAAATGCTGAAGAATATTGA
- the PAM18 gene encoding Pam18p (Subunit of the import motor (PAM complex)~similar to YLR008C), with the protein MSSQSNTANSIEAPQLPIPGQTNGSANVSVNEASVNNGVQNGLQGQKTGMDLYFDQALNYMGEHPVITGFGAFLTLYFTAGAYKSISKGLNGGKSTTAFLKGGFDPKMNSKEALQILNLTENTLSKKKLKEVHRKIMLANHPDKGGSPFLATKINEAKDFLEKRGISK; encoded by the coding sequence ATGAGTTCTCAAAGCAATACTGCTAATTCTATTGAGGCACCACAACTACCCATTCCAGGCCAAACTAATGGCTCTGCAAACGTTAGTGTTAATGAGGCTAGTGTCAACAACGGTGTCCAGAATGGTCTACAAGGTCAAAAGACCGGAATGGACCTTTATTTTGACCAAGCCTTGAACTATATGGGGGAACACCCTGTGATAACAGGTTTTGGGGCCTTTTTAactttatattttacagCGGGTGCATATAAATCGATATCGAAAGGACTTAACGGTGGTAAATCCACCACTGCCTTCTTGAAAGGCGGATTTGACCCAAAAATGAATTCTAAAGAGGCTCTACAGATTCTAAATTTGACAGAAAACACCTtgtccaaaaaaaaattgaaagaggTTCATAGGAAAATCATGTTAGCTAATCACCCAGACAAAGGTGGTTCTCCATTTCTAGCCACTAAGATAAATGAAGCTAAAGactttttggaaaaaaggGGTATCAGCAAATGA
- the LOT6 gene encoding flavin-dependent quinone reductase (FMN-dependent NAD(P)H:quinone reductase~similar to YLR011W), with product MKVGIIMGSVRAKRVCPEIVEYVKRTIENNEKLVDEKVKIQILDLQQIALPLYEDDDEPIPAQIKSVDEYADSKTRSWSRIVNALDIVIFVTPQYNWGYPAALKNAIDRLYHEWHGKYALVVSYGGHGGAKCNYQLQEILHGLKMNVVGGVTVKIPVGIMPLPEDIVSQFSVHNEEILQLLASCIDATENKP from the coding sequence ATGAAGGTGGGAATTATAATGGGTTCTGTCAGAGCGAAGAGAGTATGTCCTGAAATTGTAGAATACGTAAAACGTACAATCGAAAATAACGAAAAATTGGTAGATGAGAAGGtaaaaatacaaatacTAGATTTACAACAGATCGCTCTTCCTTTATATGAAGACGATGACGAACCGATACCGGCGCAAATAAAGAGTGTGGACGAGTATGCAGACAGCAAAACTCGATCATGGAGTCGCATTGTAAATGCATTGGACATTGTTATATTTGTTACACCTCAATACAATTGGGGCTATCCAGCagctttgaaaaatgcaATCGATCGCCTTTATCACGAATGGCACGGAAAATATGCTCTGGTGGTAAGCTACGGCGGTCATGGCGGTGCTAAGTGTAATTACCAACTTCAAGAGATACTACATGGTTTAAAGATGAATGTTGTAGGTGGAGTGACAGTAAAAATACCAGTAGGTATAATGCCATTACCCGAGGACATAGTCTCACAGTTCAGCGTGCACAATGAGGAGATTCTGCAATTACTCGCCTCTTGCATTGATGCAACGGAGAATAAGCCATGA
- the TEN1 gene encoding Ten1p (Protein that regulates telomeric length~similar to YLR010C), whose protein sequence is MSQLVVDLKCLKNKIAANYDVNYNVDDGSGDKLNNIHPSKRFRTVVRLVDFLFCGSNKELIEGFFCQMVVRNLHCLNLTNGEEEMSLYMSEKLFSAHKDDLMLINGQVLDVRIGVWYGIYQSLPIFEVIDFKILSKNDVRHFCEFVRSPLGEEFLNISNS, encoded by the coding sequence ATGAGCCAGCTGGTAGTAGATTTAAAATGtttgaagaataaaatAGCAGCGAATTACGACGTTAACTACAATGTTGACGATGGAAGCGGAGACAAGCTAAACAATATTCATCCGTCCAAAAGATTTAGGACTGTTGTTCGCTTAGTAGATTTCTTGTTCTGCGGATCCAATAAAGAACTTATTGAAGGTTTTTTCTGTCAAATGGTAGTTAGGAATCTTCATTGCCTCAATTTAACAAATGGCGAAGAGGAGATGTCTTTGTATATGAGCGAGAAATTATTTTCGGCCCATAAAGACGATTTGATGTTGATAAATGGACAGGTATTGGATGTTCGCATTGGTGTGTGGTATGGAATATACCAAAGTCTGCCGATCTTTGAAGTCATTGATTTCAAGATACTGTCCAAGAATGACGTTCGCCACTTCTGTGAATTTGTCAGATCACCACTTGGTGAGGAGTTTCTAAACATTTCTAATTCCTGA
- the RLP24 gene encoding ATPase-activating ribosome biosynthesis protein (Essential protein required for ribosomal large subunit biogenesis~similar to YLR009W) yields MRIYQCHFCSSPCYPGHGIMFVRNDAKEFRFCRSKCHKAFKQRRNPRKLKWTKAFRKAAGKELAVDSTLTFAQRRNVPVRYNRELVATTLKAMARIEEIRQKRERAFYKNRMRGNKEKDFLRDKKLVESNPELLRIREVEIARKLAKEQERAESGSEQEESEEEEEEDMEIDSDEEEEEQLEKQKILLKNRRRNTKKIAF; encoded by the coding sequence atgagaatTTATCAGTGTCATTTTTGCTCATCCCCATGTTATCCAGGTCATGGGATCATGTTTGTGCGTAACGATGCTAAAGAGTTTAGATTCTGCCGTTCGAAATGTCACAAGGCATTCAAGCAACGTCGTAAtccaagaaaattaaaatgGACCAAAGCTTTCAGAAAGGCTGCCGGGAAAGAATTGGCTGTGGACTCTACCTTGACTTTCGcccaaagaagaaatgttCCTGTTAGATACAATAGAGAATTAGTTGCCACAACTTTGAAGGCCATGGCTAGAATCGAAGAAATCAGACAAAAACGTGAAAGAGCCTTCTACAAGAACAGAATGAGAGgcaacaaagaaaaggacTTCTTAAGAGACAAAAAACTAGTCGAGTCTAACCCAGAATTATTGAGAATCAGGGAAGTTGAAATCGCCAGAAAACTGGctaaagaacaagaaagagCCGAATCAGGAtctgaacaagaagaatctgaagaagaagaagaggaagatatGGAAATTGACAGTGAcgaggaagaggaagaacaattagaaaagcaaaagattCTGCTAAagaacagaagaagaaatacgAAGAAAATTGCTTTTTAG
- the NSE1 gene encoding Smc5-Smc6 complex subunit NSE1 (Component of the SMC5-SMC6 complex~similar to YLR007W) — protein sequence MEVHEEQVSTPVTGHITAKRLLQYILSARGICHENALILALMRLETDASTFNTKWSIQQWIDKLNEYINAINIKLNLLGYKIIRINHGIGRNAVTLKTKQDFGPFEDNTAVLAHDNGSAVLQPIVLPESNRFFVYVNLASTEETKLATRFNQKEIEFIKWAIEQFIMSGETIVEGIASDTSVIVREVNRILIAATGDSNLAKWRKLSTFSVGSTNLFQFQELTATEIEDLLLRLCELKWFCRTKEGKFGIDLRCIAELEEYLTSMYNLNTCQNCHKLAIQGVRCGNESCRGEDEETGENSPPQIWHVDCFKHYITHVSKNCDLCGSSLITEGVYVI from the coding sequence ATGGAGGTACACGAAGAGCAGGTCTCTACACCTGTAACAGGGCATATTACTGCGAAACGTCTGCTACAGTATATATTGTCAGCAAGGGGCATTTGCCATGAAAATGCTTTAATTCTAGCCCTAATGAGATTGGAAACTGATGCTTCAACGTTCAACACGAAATGGTCGATCCAGCAGTGGATCGACAAGTTAAATGAGTATATAAACGCTATTAACATAAAACTGAACCTTTTGGGTTACAAGATCATTCGGATCAACCACggaattggaagaaacgCAGTGACTTTAAAGACGAAGCAGGATTTTGGGCCCTTCGAAGATAATACAGCAGTACTAGCTCACGATAATGGTTCTGCAGTTTTGCAACCGATAGTACTTCCGGAGAGTAACAGGTTTTTCGTATATGTCAACTTAGCGTCAACAGAGGAGACCAAGCTGGCCACGAGGTTTAATCAAAAGGAGATCGAGTTCATTAAATGGGCCATAGAGCAATTCATTATGAGTGGAGAGACCATCGTCGAAGGTATAGCATCAGATACATCGGTGATTGTGAGGGAAGTCAACCGTATTCTTATAGCAGCCACAGGGGACTCCAATCTCGCGAAATGGCGTAAGCTCAGTACATTTTCAGTGGGATCCACCAATCTCttccaatttcaagaattgACGGCTACGGAAATCGAAGACTTGCTACTCCGATTATGTGAACTGAAATGGTTCTGCAGAACTAAGGAGGGGAAGTTCGGTATTGATCTCCGCTGCATAGCGGAACTAGAAGAATACTTAACATCCATGTACAATTTAAACACTTGCCAAAATTGCCACAAGTTAGCTATTCAAGGTGTAAGGTGCGGCAACGAATCATGCCGAGGAGAAGACGAGGAAACGGGAGAGAACAGTCCCCCTCAAATTTGGCATGTTGATTGTTTCAAGCATTATATTACCCATGTAAGCAAGAATTGTGATCTTTGCGGTTCATCGCTAATCACAGAGGGCGTATACGTTATTTAA